Proteins found in one Pontibacter sp. SGAir0037 genomic segment:
- the recF gene encoding DNA replication/repair protein RecF — translation MLLENISLLYFKNYDEASISFSPHINCFIGDNGSGKTNLLDAIHYLSMTKSAFNSSDAQNIKQGEDYFMVRGLFKIEEEKHNVLCSLKQGQKKTVTHNKVVYEKMSDHIGRFPVVLVSPYDTDLIREGSEERRKYFDSLISQLHHTYLEQLIQYNYLLKQRNSLLKQFAERHYFDRDYLHILNEQLVPFGEQLAQARQSFLENFVSIFQKHYRHISDSNEHVSLTYKSQLPGANFAQQLLQNERKDLALQRTTVGPHKDDFVFLMDDLPVKNFGSQGQQKSFVIALKLAHFEVIATQQQHKPLLLLDDIFDRLDEKRITKLMQMVADHTFGQIFLTDTHLDRTDKILQNLSDQIRRFEVKQGEVREIGKG, via the coding sequence ATGCTCCTCGAAAATATAAGTCTCCTGTATTTCAAGAACTACGACGAAGCTAGTATTAGTTTCTCGCCTCATATCAATTGTTTTATAGGCGACAACGGAAGCGGCAAGACCAATCTGCTCGATGCCATCCACTATCTATCCATGACCAAGAGCGCCTTTAACAGTTCTGATGCCCAGAATATAAAACAGGGAGAAGACTATTTTATGGTGCGCGGGCTTTTTAAAATTGAGGAGGAGAAACATAATGTACTTTGTAGCCTGAAGCAGGGGCAGAAGAAAACGGTTACACACAACAAGGTGGTGTATGAGAAGATGAGCGACCACATCGGCCGTTTTCCGGTTGTACTGGTTTCACCTTACGATACCGACCTGATCCGGGAAGGCAGCGAAGAACGCCGCAAATACTTTGACAGCCTGATTTCGCAGCTGCACCACACTTACCTGGAGCAACTTATTCAATATAATTACCTGCTCAAGCAGCGCAACTCTTTGCTCAAGCAGTTTGCCGAACGCCATTATTTTGACCGTGATTACCTGCATATTTTAAACGAGCAACTGGTGCCATTCGGGGAGCAGCTGGCACAGGCGCGGCAATCTTTCCTGGAAAATTTTGTATCCATATTCCAGAAGCATTACCGCCACATTTCCGACAGCAACGAGCATGTTTCGCTTACCTATAAAAGCCAGCTGCCAGGCGCCAATTTTGCCCAGCAGCTCCTGCAAAACGAGCGCAAAGACCTGGCCCTGCAGCGCACTACTGTTGGCCCGCACAAAGATGACTTTGTTTTCCTGATGGACGACCTGCCTGTAAAGAACTTCGGTTCGCAGGGGCAGCAAAAAAGCTTTGTTATTGCGCTTAAACTGGCTCATTTCGAGGTCATAGCAACCCAACAGCAGCACAAGCCCCTGCTCCTGCTCGACGATATTTTTGACCGCCTGGATGAAAAACGGATTACAAAGCTCATGCAGATGGTAGCCGACCATACCTTCGGCCAGATTTTCCTGACCGATACCCACCTGGACAGAACAGATAAAATACTACAAAATCTGTCCGACCAAATCCGTAGATTTGAAGTAAAGCAGGGGGAAGTGAGGGAGATTGGGAAAGGGTAA
- the pdhA gene encoding pyruvate dehydrogenase (acetyl-transferring) E1 component subunit alpha, producing MADTKEKAKAKSAKAKVQAEATFSKETYMTWFEQMKLMRRFEEKAGQLYGQQKIKGFCHLYIGQEACVAGAVSALEKGDKWITAYRDHAHPLALGTSPNAVMAELFAKATGCSKGKGGSMHIFDKEVGFVGGHGIVGGQVPLGAGLAFAEKYNKTGKLCICYMGDGAVRQGAFHEALNMAMTWKLPVIFVIENNGYAMGTSVSRTSNVTELYQLGSAFSMPSFPVDGMSVEAVHNAVAEAAERARAGEGPTLLEFRTYRYKGHSMSDPAKYRTKEELEDYKGRDVIESVRATILNNGWATEEELDAIDDKVKEAVAESVQFAEESPYPEASELYTDIYVEKDYPYIMD from the coding sequence ATGGCTGATACGAAAGAAAAGGCAAAAGCGAAGTCGGCGAAAGCAAAGGTACAGGCTGAAGCAACATTTTCAAAAGAGACTTACATGACGTGGTTTGAGCAAATGAAGCTCATGCGCCGTTTTGAGGAAAAAGCAGGCCAGCTATATGGTCAGCAAAAAATAAAGGGTTTTTGCCACTTATACATAGGACAAGAAGCTTGTGTGGCAGGAGCCGTATCAGCGCTTGAAAAAGGCGACAAGTGGATTACAGCTTACCGCGACCACGCTCACCCGCTGGCATTGGGTACCAGCCCGAATGCAGTAATGGCGGAGTTGTTTGCAAAAGCAACAGGCTGTTCTAAAGGTAAAGGTGGTTCGATGCATATCTTTGATAAAGAAGTAGGCTTTGTAGGCGGGCACGGTATTGTAGGCGGACAGGTGCCACTTGGTGCAGGTCTTGCTTTTGCTGAAAAGTATAACAAAACGGGCAAGCTGTGCATCTGCTATATGGGCGATGGTGCTGTGCGCCAGGGAGCTTTTCATGAGGCACTGAACATGGCCATGACCTGGAAACTGCCAGTAATATTTGTAATTGAAAACAACGGTTACGCGATGGGTACTTCGGTATCCCGTACTTCTAACGTAACAGAACTATACCAACTGGGATCTGCCTTTAGCATGCCTTCTTTCCCTGTAGACGGAATGAGTGTTGAGGCGGTACACAATGCCGTTGCCGAGGCTGCTGAGCGTGCCCGCGCCGGCGAAGGCCCAACTTTGCTAGAATTCAGAACATACCGCTACAAAGGCCACTCTATGTCTGATCCTGCTAAATACAGAACCAAAGAAGAACTGGAAGATTACAAAGGCCGCGATGTAATTGAATCTGTAAGAGCTACTATCTTAAACAATGGCTGGGCAACAGAAGAAGAATTGGATGCAATTGATGATAAAGTGAAAGAGGCTGTGGCTGAATCGGTGCAATTTGCCGAGGAATCTCCGTACCCAGAGGCTTCTGAACTGTACACCGATATTTATGTAGAGAAAGATTATCCATATATAATGGACTAA
- a CDS encoding tol-pal system YbgF family protein, with the protein MVKETVKKHNEFEELVENPDVLADRLAQSEDFVKRNKSTLLGIFVAIAAIVVGAFLYYNYRSSRNQEAQEAMFQAVYYFEADSLGKALNGDGQYDGLLKIADDYSGTDAGNLANFYAGVALLKQGKFAEAQNHLESFSSDDYLMQARAYSLVGDAILEQGKAKEAGDQYMKAANHNPNQFFSPQYLMKAGIAYETGNDYQAAVNAYNKIITDFAASAEVAEAKKFKARAESLAGGTN; encoded by the coding sequence ATGGTAAAAGAAACAGTGAAGAAGCACAACGAGTTTGAGGAGCTGGTTGAAAATCCAGATGTATTGGCAGATCGTCTGGCACAGTCTGAAGATTTTGTAAAGAGAAACAAATCTACCTTGCTTGGTATATTTGTAGCAATTGCCGCTATCGTAGTGGGTGCTTTCTTATACTATAACTACCGTAGCTCACGCAACCAGGAGGCGCAGGAGGCTATGTTCCAGGCTGTTTACTACTTCGAAGCCGATTCTTTAGGTAAAGCTTTGAATGGTGATGGACAGTATGATGGACTGCTTAAAATTGCGGATGACTATAGCGGAACAGATGCAGGCAACTTAGCCAACTTTTATGCTGGAGTAGCTTTATTAAAGCAAGGTAAATTTGCCGAAGCTCAAAATCATCTGGAGAGTTTTAGCTCGGATGATTACCTGATGCAGGCGCGTGCCTATAGCTTGGTTGGCGATGCTATATTAGAGCAAGGCAAGGCCAAGGAAGCTGGCGACCAGTACATGAAAGCCGCTAATCATAACCCAAATCAGTTCTTCTCGCCACAGTACCTGATGAAAGCAGGTATCGCTTACGAAACTGGAAACGATTACCAGGCTGCTGTTAATGCCTATAATAAGATTATAACTGATTTTGCAGCATCGGCTGAAGTAGCTGAAGCTAAGAAATTTAAGGCCCGTGCCGAATCACTGGCAGGAGGTACCAACTAA
- the ribH gene encoding 6,7-dimethyl-8-ribityllumazine synthase has protein sequence MATALKNLNDYNKANFADVSDKKVGIVVAEWHNEITDVLCTGAIDTLLKHGIKKENIFRNTVPGSFELTLGAQFLALQPEIDAVICIGVVIKGDTKHDDYINHAVANGLTNVALKFNKPVAFGLVTTNNLEQALDRAGGKHGNKGVEAAAAVIGMLSF, from the coding sequence ATGGCTACAGCATTAAAAAACTTAAACGACTATAATAAAGCTAACTTTGCTGATGTTTCAGATAAAAAGGTAGGTATAGTAGTAGCTGAATGGCATAACGAAATAACTGATGTGCTTTGTACAGGTGCTATCGATACTTTATTAAAGCATGGCATCAAAAAAGAGAACATCTTTCGGAATACAGTGCCAGGTAGTTTTGAGCTTACATTAGGGGCTCAGTTTCTGGCGCTTCAGCCCGAAATTGATGCGGTTATCTGTATAGGAGTAGTGATTAAAGGCGACACTAAACACGACGATTATATTAATCACGCTGTAGCGAATGGGTTAACAAATGTAGCTCTTAAGTTTAATAAGCCAGTTGCATTTGGCCTGGTAACAACAAATAACCTGGAGCAGGCGCTGGATAGGGCAGGAGGCAAACATGGCAACAAAGGGGTAGAAGCGGCAGCGGCTGTAATAGGAATGCTTAGCTTTTAA
- a CDS encoding DUF3575 domain-containing protein produces MKKVIIILLAVIGFAANSAQAQDNLIKVNIFSPVVRTASVFYEKPIAEDKSVQLGFFYTGFSIEDVKLRGYGITPEFRKYLSASKQAPEGFYVAPFLRYQSLNMTLDEDSEMEDMNGKATLNAFGGGLLIGHQWIVGSRFVVDSFLGPSYSASNVKVTAGDQEEFDDSIGTFSGFGLRAGLTIGLRF; encoded by the coding sequence ATGAAAAAAGTTATTATCATCTTATTAGCCGTTATTGGCTTTGCTGCAAACTCTGCTCAAGCTCAGGACAATCTCATTAAAGTAAACATCTTTAGCCCTGTAGTTCGTACTGCCTCTGTATTTTATGAAAAACCAATTGCCGAAGATAAAAGCGTTCAGCTTGGCTTCTTCTATACAGGGTTTTCTATCGAAGATGTAAAACTTAGAGGGTATGGCATTACCCCTGAGTTCAGGAAGTATTTATCTGCAAGCAAGCAGGCTCCGGAAGGTTTTTATGTGGCTCCCTTTCTTCGTTACCAATCATTAAACATGACTTTAGATGAAGACTCTGAAATGGAAGACATGAATGGAAAAGCTACGCTTAATGCATTTGGAGGGGGTTTGCTGATTGGCCACCAGTGGATCGTTGGCAGTCGTTTTGTAGTTGACTCTTTTCTTGGCCCGAGCTACAGCGCTTCTAATGTAAAAGTAACGGCAGGAGACCAGGAAGAATTTGATGATTCTATTGGCACTTTCTCTGGCTTTGGCTTAAGAGCCGGCCTTACAATAGGCCTCAGATTCTAA
- a CDS encoding TraR/DksA C4-type zinc finger protein, whose product MSTNEEKQRYSREELNEFENIILEKLTNARKEVAFIKETLSRRNDSGTDNTASPTKVLEDGADTAEKESLNQLASRQMKFIQQLENALIRIKNGTYGVCIVTGKLIPKERLRAVPHTQHTIEAKLQRND is encoded by the coding sequence ATGAGTACAAACGAAGAAAAACAGCGTTATTCCAGAGAGGAACTTAATGAGTTTGAAAACATTATCCTTGAAAAACTGACTAATGCTCGCAAAGAGGTGGCTTTCATTAAAGAAACGTTGAGCCGCAGAAACGATTCAGGTACCGATAACACGGCCTCTCCGACTAAAGTTTTAGAAGATGGGGCAGATACTGCTGAAAAAGAAAGCCTGAACCAGTTGGCTTCCAGACAGATGAAATTTATTCAGCAGTTAGAGAACGCCCTGATTCGCATTAAGAACGGCACATATGGTGTTTGCATTGTAACAGGAAAGCTTATACCGAAGGAAAGGCTGCGTGCAGTGCCGCATACACAACATACTATTGAAGCTAAATTACAGCGTAACGATTAA
- the scpB gene encoding SMC-Scp complex subunit ScpB: MNILQNHIQALVFCAQSPISIEEIQACLTESLEMEVLVSDVLESIEGINEQLVNTGFAFQIYAIGGGYQFLTKPEYQDTVSVYLKQKSKRKLSASSLETLAIIAYKQPITRSAVEQIRGVGCDYAIHKLLEKELIEIKGKAETIGRPVLYGTSQKFMDYFGINHIKDLPQLKDFATEENAIGEVAD; this comes from the coding sequence TTGAATATTCTTCAGAACCATATTCAGGCACTTGTCTTTTGTGCCCAATCGCCTATCAGTATAGAGGAAATCCAGGCTTGTTTAACAGAGTCGCTGGAGATGGAGGTACTGGTTAGTGATGTGCTCGAAAGTATTGAAGGTATAAATGAGCAGCTGGTGAACACTGGCTTCGCTTTCCAGATTTATGCCATTGGTGGAGGCTATCAGTTTCTTACCAAACCAGAATACCAGGATACGGTGAGCGTATACCTGAAGCAAAAGTCTAAAAGAAAATTGTCAGCGTCTTCTTTGGAGACGCTGGCAATTATTGCTTACAAGCAGCCTATTACCAGAAGCGCTGTAGAGCAAATAAGAGGAGTTGGCTGCGACTATGCCATTCATAAACTACTAGAGAAAGAACTTATTGAGATTAAAGGTAAAGCTGAAACCATAGGAAGACCCGTATTGTACGGCACGTCTCAAAAATTTATGGATTATTTCGGTATTAACCATATCAAAGACCTCCCACAGCTAAAAGATTTCGCCACAGAAGAAAATGCTATAGGCGAAGTGGCCGATTAA
- a CDS encoding pseudouridine synthase codes for MARYNERPAGDGAGAGRRGNDRNNSDRPYNDRGEKKIFNRRDKYEGGEGGERRSFGSDRREDRKPYGDRREGGERRSFGGDRREGERRSFGSDRREGGEGRRSFGGDRREGGSERRSFGGDRPNREGGERRSFGADRREGGDRRSFGGDRREDNERRSFSPKREGGERRTFGSDRREGGERRNFGADRREGSERRSFGAGRREGEDRRSFGSDRREDRKPYGERREGGERRSFGGERSFNSDREDSRGYREDRGFNKDRAGADRDDKRAFKVDRLGKQAGRNRRLIDHAEGEQAEAPTYNIKRYESNPRIKKSNRREAEDDGTIRLNRYIANAGVCSRREADSLIEAGEIKVNGQVVTEMGYKVNPSDTVQYGKKILNREKLVYVLLNKPKDFITTTEDPEGRKTVMDLVAKASKERIFPVGRLDRNTTGLLLFTNDGELAQKLTHPSNDIRKIYQVELDKPITKDDYQKIVEGLELEDGKAEVDDLAMLGDTGKFLGIEIHIGRNRIVRRIFEHLGYDVVSLDRVQYAGLTKKDLPRGNWRFLSEKELIRLKYFV; via the coding sequence ATGGCAAGATATAATGAAAGACCTGCTGGCGATGGAGCCGGAGCAGGCAGAAGAGGCAATGACAGAAATAATTCTGACAGACCTTATAACGACCGAGGAGAAAAGAAAATCTTTAACAGGAGAGATAAATACGAAGGAGGCGAAGGGGGAGAACGCCGCTCATTTGGTTCCGACAGAAGAGAAGACCGCAAACCTTACGGCGATCGTCGCGAAGGTGGTGAGCGTCGTTCCTTTGGTGGTGACAGAAGAGAAGGCGAGCGCCGCTCTTTCGGAAGCGACCGCAGAGAAGGAGGAGAAGGCCGCAGAAGCTTTGGTGGAGATCGCCGTGAAGGTGGCTCAGAAAGAAGATCTTTTGGAGGCGACAGGCCAAACCGTGAGGGCGGAGAACGCCGTTCTTTTGGGGCAGACCGTAGAGAAGGCGGAGACAGACGCTCTTTCGGGGGAGACCGCAGAGAAGATAATGAAAGACGTTCTTTTTCTCCAAAACGTGAAGGTGGCGAGAGAAGAACTTTCGGATCAGATCGTAGAGAAGGTGGCGAGAGGCGCAACTTTGGTGCAGACCGCCGCGAAGGAAGTGAAAGAAGATCTTTTGGTGCTGGTAGAAGAGAAGGCGAGGATCGCCGTTCGTTTGGTTCCGACAGAAGAGAAGACCGCAAACCTTACGGCGAGCGCCGCGAAGGTGGTGAGCGACGTTCTTTTGGCGGAGAGCGATCTTTTAATTCTGATAGAGAAGATAGTAGAGGCTACCGTGAAGACCGTGGCTTTAACAAGGATCGTGCTGGAGCTGACAGAGATGATAAAAGAGCTTTTAAGGTGGATCGGTTGGGTAAGCAGGCTGGCCGTAACCGACGTTTGATAGATCATGCTGAAGGTGAACAGGCGGAAGCACCAACCTATAATATCAAGCGTTATGAGAGCAACCCTCGTATCAAGAAATCGAATCGCAGAGAGGCAGAGGATGATGGGACTATTCGCCTGAACCGCTATATTGCCAATGCCGGTGTTTGCTCTCGCCGCGAAGCCGATAGTTTAATCGAAGCCGGTGAAATAAAGGTTAACGGCCAGGTAGTAACAGAAATGGGCTATAAAGTTAACCCAAGCGATACTGTACAGTACGGCAAAAAAATCCTGAACCGTGAAAAGCTGGTGTATGTGCTGCTTAACAAGCCTAAAGACTTTATCACAACTACAGAAGATCCGGAAGGCAGAAAAACAGTAATGGACTTAGTGGCCAAGGCTTCTAAAGAACGTATTTTTCCTGTAGGCCGCCTGGACCGTAATACAACAGGTTTATTGTTGTTTACAAATGATGGCGAGCTGGCTCAGAAGCTTACTCATCCTTCCAACGATATTCGTAAGATTTACCAGGTAGAGCTGGATAAGCCTATCACAAAAGATGATTACCAGAAGATTGTAGAAGGGCTTGAGTTAGAAGATGGCAAAGCCGAAGTAGATGATCTGGCAATGCTGGGAGATACTGGCAAGTTCCTGGGAATTGAGATTCATATCGGGCGCAATCGCATTGTGCGTCGTATTTTTGAACACCTGGGGTACGATGTAGTATCACTTGACCGGGTACAATATGCTGGCCTTACTAAAAAAGACCTGCCGCGCGGTAACTGGCGTTTCTTATCTGAAAAAGAGCTTATCCGTTTAAAATATTTTGTATAA